A segment of the Pieris brassicae chromosome 10, ilPieBrab1.1, whole genome shotgun sequence genome:
GTGTGAGTTACTACTACTGTATATAAGAAACGCTAGAAcgctaaattatatatacattacaaaCAATACTAACATAATGATAttcatacattataaataattatagaaaaatgcCACGAGAAACATAGAGATCTTTACGTCGCTTTCACTATAGAACATCCAAGCATTTCCATTGCACTAAATTAGAAAGgagtagaaaaataatacatcaATGTTAtcaaaagcttttataaaagaaaCCTGGGAATAATAAAACTAGAAAGATTAGGCTCGAGCATCCCCATAGAAAGAGGTGTGAGGCAGGGAGACCCGATTTTCGAAAACTGATTATCTGTAAACATGTATGGTTAAGgtatgaaaaatttaagttacaCTAGTGCCACTTTCAAGGCTAATGAAACCTTTATCATGCAAGCTATGTTCTGGCAAAACAATGATAACATCAATTTGGAATGgttcatacaaaaaaacctatttttcTACAAAGTCTTAAAGATTCatattaaatgcaaaattgttgtttgttacaatttaatattctttttttctttataaaggaggttattattaaacaaaatgtgtCATAGATAGTttaagataacattttttgaaCATGCAATgcagaattttatttatttatattataaaacaagcaAAAATTTTAggctattttaaatacataaaataagaaacaaaGAATCGTAAAACCAGATGGTAAGCAGAATTGTATAGTCGatacttaatactaataaaatctataactTACTGTGCAttgatattttgaaaaaagtgttttctttgatttttgatCAATAAGAGCCTTTTTATGATCCACATCCAAACCATTTGGTATTTCTATATAATCCAGTGATTCATCTGCCCATTTTTCAGGAATTTGAAttctatttataacaattactgGCTTAAAGTGATCTGGCAATGGGTCTCCaactttaaacttaaattcaaTCTTTGATTCATAATTGGGCTTTTCAGGTAAATCACAGTAATGAgacaatttatgttttaataattcagtTTCTGACAAAAATATAGCTAGGCAGTGATCACAGATATACTTTCTCTGGGatagagttttatttaattctgtaAGATGCAAAACatgtttttctattatatctCGTTCTACCGCACTCTCATGGCAAAAGTTACATTGATATGTCCccaaattaaatgtatataagtcCATCAAGCATTTTGAatgtaagatttttatatggtaTGCAAGTCTGCATTTActttcaaattgttttttacaaatatcacAAACATATGCTGTCCCATGACTGGACATATGATCTTGGAGAGCCagaaatgaataatatatatcctCACATCTTTTACATTTGTATTCTTGAACCATTTTACAAACATTATGTTTATGTTCCATCAATTTGTGTTTATTCACCATAAAATGACCACAAACATCACAATGTAGTTTAATATGTACTTTAAAGAACATGCGATCAACAAATTTCATAGtgcaataataacaaatgtaGCACTTACGCTTTTTGTGTTCACGCCTCATATGAACTTTTAAAGTTGAATATTGTTCAAATATCTTTGAACACTTTCTACACCGATGATATTCATTGATTTCATGAACAATAACTTTTTCTGAAAATGAGACTCGCTTCAGTGCTTTCTCCTGATGCACAAgcaaatgtttattttctttatgcttttttaactttttctcACTAGTATAAACCTTAGCACAAATGTCACATTTCAGATTGTGcaagtttttaaacaataagtCCCTTAACGCCTTTAAATCATTGCGAACAAGTCGCACTGAGCAATTCCTAGTGAATTCTGCCAACTTGTTAAGATTTTCAGCATTTGGAATATCATTCTTACTGGTTTCGATATTGGGGTCTAGTGACTTTACATACTTTGAAATATTGATACGTTCTAGGCAAACCTGAGGTATTTTTTCGAAACTAAATGAGTTTTCTTGAATGTAATTGGCGCCTGAAATCGTCACCCCAGTCCCTGATGTATTCGGACTTTCGTAGTATCCATTATGGCATATAGACATATGTGATTgatttacaagaaaaaaacataaactgCTGAAATTTCAAAAGTTTTGAATATCAAATTGTACATAAAAGGTAAGGATTAAACTAAGACTTAACATTATGAATTCAAGAATGTATTTTTGATACATCATACACAcaacacttgaagcca
Coding sequences within it:
- the LOC123715474 gene encoding zinc finger protein 431-like isoform X2, encoding MSICHNGYYESPNTSGTGVTISGANYIQENSFSFEKIPQVCLERINISKYVKSLDPNIETSKNDIPNAENLNKLAEFTRNCSVRLVRNDLKALRDLLFKNLHNLKCDICAKVYTSEKKLKKHKENKHLLVHQEKALKRVSFSEKVIVHEINEYHRCRKCSKIFEQYSTLKVHMRREHKKRKCYICYYCTMKFVDRMFFKVHIKLHCDVCGHFMVNKHKLMEHKHNVCKMVQEYKCKRCEDIYYSFLALQDHMSSHGTAYVCDICKKQFESKCRLAYHIKILHSKCLMDLYTFNLGTYQCNFCHESAVERDIIEKHVLHLTELNKTLSQRKYICDHCLAIFLSETELLKHKLSHYCDLPEKPNYESKIEFKFKVGDPLPDHFKPVIVINRIQIPEKWADESLDYIEIPNGLDVDHKKALIDQKSKKTLFSKYQCTCNGNAWMFYSESDVKISMFLVAFFYNYL
- the LOC123715474 gene encoding zinc finger protein 62 homolog isoform X1 — encoded protein: MSICHNGYYESPNTSGTGVTISGANYIQENSFSFEKIPQVCLERINISKYVKSLDPNIETSKNDIPNAENLNKLAEFTRNCSVRLVRNDLKALRDLLFKNLHNLKCDICAKVYTSEKKLKKHKENKHLLVHQEKALKRVSFSEKVIVHEINEYHRCRKCSKIFEQYSTLKVHMRREHKKRKCYICYYCTMKFVDRMFFKVHIKLHCDVCGHFMVNKHKLMEHKHNVCKMVQEYKCKRCEDIYYSFLALQDHMSSHGTAYVCDICKKQFESKCRLAYHIKILHSKCLMDLYTFNLGTYQCNFCHESAVERDIIEKHVLHLTELNKTLSQRKYICDHCLAIFLSETELLKHKLSHYCDLPEKPNYESKIEFKFKVGDPLPDHFKPVIVINRIQIPEKWADESLDYIEIPNGLDVDHKKALIDQKSKKTLFSKYQCTICTRYLSNSYGLKRHMATVHKDTEQNYTDDLKCYTCEEVFAWPSLLQSHNCIRNNIPDPQFRDARPEIELQESDDYFEIPPPIVELTVYDECVILPMKMSNGNSYKIVMEEVPIEF
- the LOC123715474 gene encoding zinc finger protein 91-like isoform X3, with translation MSICHNGYYESPNTSGTGVTISGANYIQENSFSFEKIPQVCLERINISKYVKSLDPNIETSKNDIPNAENLNKLAEFTRNCSVRLVRNDLKALRDLLFKNLHNLKCDICAKVYTSEKKLKKHKENKHLLVHQEKALKRVSFSEKVIVHEINEYHRCRKCSKIFEQYSTLKVHMRREHKKQLNKTLSQRKYICDHCLAIFLSETELLKHKLSHYCDLPEKPNYESKIEFKFKVGDPLPDHFKPVIVINRIQIPEKWADESLDYIEIPNGLDVDHKKALIDQKSKKTLFSKYQCTICTRYLSNSYGLKRHMATVHKDTEQNYTDDLKCYTCEEVFAWPSLLQSHNCIRNNIPDPQFRDARPEIELQESDDYFEIPPPIVELTVYDECVILPMKMSNGNSYKIVMEEVPIEF